The Pseudomonadota bacterium genome segment TCTTGCTCGCCGGGTGGGTAGCCGTACTTCCGGACGATGCGTTTGACGATGACGCCAAGCTTGGCGCGGACCGACTCTCTGGCGGTCCAGTCGATGGTGACTTCGCTACGCACGGTCTCGACGAGCTCGCCTCCGCTCTTGGTTCGTTTCTTCATCATCTTGGCAGCACTCGTCATCAAGCAATCTCTACGCCTTGAGCTTTACTTTCACGTCCTCATCCATCCCCAGCTCGCGCAGCGCCACCTTGGTCTCCTCGACCTTACTCATGCCGAGACCGCCCGCCAGAGCGACATCGACGGTCACGGTCAGCTTGAGCCCGCCCGCAGTGGCAAAGCGCGAGAGGACCTTGGTGTAGAAGTTCATCCACTTCTGCGTGGGGACCTCGCCGACCCAGCTGAACCCGGCGATCTCAGCTCCGGGTGGCGGTTCCGAAACCGGCGTCGAGCCACCGGTTGATGTCACAGGTGAACCCCCGGTCGGGCCACCCGGTTGCGTAACCGGTTGGCCTCCGACCGGTGAGCCTCCGGTTTGGGTCGGGGCATCGCCGCTGTCGCCGGTGCCAGTCTTGCCGGCGACCGAAGCGGGCTGGCTCGTCTTGGCGACGTATTCCTCGGCGCGCTCCCTCGCGATCAGATAGACGTCGGCGGCGATCTCGACATCGTCGTATCGGAGGGAGGCCTTGTAGACGAAGGGCTCGTAGTCGCCGTCGGCAGCCCGCCCCACGTAGGCGAAGACGCCGCCGTCCAGGCCGCGAGAGATCGTCTCCTTGACGGCGTCGGGCTTCAGCAGCCGGGGGAACTTGGGAGAGGCGTAAAAGGCGTCCCGGACGGCCTTGGTGCTCCATTCAGGAAGGGCGGGTGGCCAGTACCGGCCCAGGAAGTTCGGGCTGACGCCCTCGACGACGATGTCCTCTTGCCGCAGTCGCGAAATTACGAGTTCGACGAGCGATCCGGCGGCGCTCGAATGCACGAGACCAAGGTCGATGCGACGCAAGGAGTTGTCCTCTGCCAACAGGAAGATGTTCTTGTACGTGCGCCACACGGCCTCGCGGAGATCGCGCTCGGCTCGCTTCACGTGCTCGACGAGCTGCCGCTGTTGGGTCTCGCCCAATCTCAGCTCGACGATATCCGCCTCGATGTCCTTCCATGCGAGAAACTTACGCGCCTCCTCGGCCAGCGGTGCGCGGTCTTCCGCTACGGCCCAGATGAGCGCGCTCTTGAACGTCCTCGACGAGTTACCACTCTCCAGCGTCATCGATTGGATCAGGTTCTTCGTCGCAGGCTGATGTGCCCGTGGTGAACGGAGCGACCGTCACGCGCATGCTCGGACACCTGGGCGATCGGCAGATCGACCTCGATGAGCCGGCGCGGGTATGTCGCACCGCCGACGATCATCCCGCCGCCCCTTCCCCGAGTCCCGAAGCTGTCGGTTGGACGCGTGTGGCGATCTGCACGATAGCGTCAAGAACACCACTCACTTCGGGATCGATTCGCGCGCGCGGTACGAGTGCGGCCAGCTCGTGGTAGTCACTCTTCCGCATCAAGTGCGGCAGTTCGAGCCTCTCGAAGAAAGACTTAAAAAGCGGATCAAGAAGTTGATCCGTAGCTTTAATGGTTCGCCACCAGTCATCGTCCCGATCCTTAAGAGCGGCAGGCGGCACACGCTGGGCAATGGCATCCCTCATTGTTTCCACGAAACGATCTCTCAGCGAATCCTGAAAAAGCGGACCGGCAGCCTTGTCGTGCGCAAGCCTCGCTGCGTAGGATTCCAACGCTTCCGGAAAGCAAAGATAATTCTCGATTTCGTTCATCCTCCACTGATAGCTGACCAGCGGGTCGTCTTTCCCTTGCCGATAACGCTCGCCAGCAGGATCCGTAATCACGAGCCCGAGCAAATTGGGACAAGCCTCTCGCAGTCCGAAGAAATGCTCTCTGGCCTTCGAGCGCTGGTTGCCAACGTAATGAACGTACGGCCTCTCCAAGTCGCTCCTTGCCGGATGCTCGAGGATAGCGGCAAAAGCCCGGAGAATGGCCAGATCCGTGGAACCCTCCAGGTAGAGCACCCATCTAACAAGCTCGGCCTGAACGTAGTGCTCGAAGCCTATGCTCTTTAGGGCTTTCGCCACCTGTGAGCCTCGATCGTCGATTCGGTGGGGAGGGCCCACGAACGCAACGACGACATCTCTATCGGCGGCCTCATTCAGGAGAACCTCGGAGTGACTTGCAGCAATGATCTGTGAGGACGTACTTCGAGCAACCGACGTCAACACGTCGTAGATCTGCCGCTGTCTCAGTATTTCCAGATGCGCGTCCGGCTCGTCGAGCAGCAAGACAGCGCCCGGATTCCCAAGCATGTACGCCAGCAAGAGCACCGTCTGTTGGAGCCCGCGTCCCGACGCGGACAAGTCGAGCGTGTTGTCGTTTTCGCGGTACGTCATGGTCAGCTCGCCACGCTCTGGCACGTACGCGGGCGCAGAGAGCTCGACCCCGAACAGCTCTCTTGTCCTTCTGACCAACTCCAACCAACCGTTCGAACTCGCGCTCTCATGCAATCCGTAGCAGAGATTCCGCAGCACCTCTGCCGTTCTACCTTCGCCGATGCGCACCTGAATCGCGCCGGGGTCCAGCCGAAGCTCGTTTGCGACCAGACCCGACATGGGTGGCAAGTACGCGATTCGAGATTCCATCGCGCCGGATGGCACTGGCGGTCGCTCGTCTTCGCTGTCGCACGGCCGGCAGTACAAGGACTCCGTGTTCGAGTAGTCGAATTCCATTCCACACGACCACGCGTCGCCATCGACCACTCCCTCCACGTCAATCCGGATCCTAAGGTTCTTCACCTTCGGGCTACCGTCAGGACGTGTCACGTCGCGTACTCTCAGGTCGTGCCACAGGAGCTTGGCCTCGGGGACAGGGAGTGACAAGAGATCGCGGCGATTCAGAGCTACGCCGGTTTTCTTCTTGGGCATAGTCTTGCCTGACCGTTTCTCATGCCAGCGT includes the following:
- a CDS encoding AAA family ATPase, yielding MLTRLRIKNFKRFDYADVDLGQNVILIGPNNSGKTSALQALALWDLAVRRWHEKRSGKTMPKKKTGVALNRRDLLSLPVPEAKLLWHDLRVRDVTRPDGSPKVKNLRIRIDVEGVVDGDAWSCGMEFDYSNTESLYCRPCDSEDERPPVPSGAMESRIAYLPPMSGLVANELRLDPGAIQVRIGEGRTAEVLRNLCYGLHESASSNGWLELVRRTRELFGVELSAPAYVPERGELTMTYRENDNTLDLSASGRGLQQTVLLLAYMLGNPGAVLLLDEPDAHLEILRQRQIYDVLTSVARSTSSQIIAASHSEVLLNEAADRDVVVAFVGPPHRIDDRGSQVAKALKSIGFEHYVQAELVRWVLYLEGSTDLAILRAFAAILEHPARSDLERPYVHYVGNQRSKAREHFFGLREACPNLLGLVITDPAGERYRQGKDDPLVSYQWRMNEIENYLCFPEALESYAARLAHDKAAGPLFQDSLRDRFVETMRDAIAQRVPPAALKDRDDDWWRTIKATDQLLDPLFKSFFERLELPHLMRKSDYHELAALVPRARIDPEVSGVLDAIVQIATRVQPTASGLGEGAAG
- a CDS encoding DUF3387 domain-containing protein, producing MTSAAKMMKKRTKSGGELVETVRSEVTIDWTARESVRAKLGVIVKRIVRKYGYPPGEQDVATNSVLQPAVLLSDYCTEDAAT